The following proteins are encoded in a genomic region of Drosophila bipectinata strain 14024-0381.07 chromosome XL, DbipHiC1v2, whole genome shotgun sequence:
- the PPYR1 gene encoding uncharacterized protein PPYR1 translates to MNSSGGNRYQLLSLEEENQVIQPNKELHSKANKAPLAEQLQMQSPKRPNSKVEGKIAYALVLKETKKDNVGPQKDALAGVKKNMMLQKKDGNSSDKSGTPSSKPYKTSFSPLRGRRLFGSGAFAKAPNNASPKKLNQKPSESENDFCLPPEMSPERKPSLTGSRHRFNLDRSSRARLHDRQSTSERTGVKAVDKRHGGGSHNWGSPKLDIQEHTKAISRRLSRQPPWRMRTISNSDVSIVSDVTEDESMYFTLDEWRAIETGLSMKSDEPSPESEPTPTCSPPTPLRRSGRQLRLFDIMRLNGKNIEIFKWLQDSWDFHELPLREEPKKMPQEPPKVDDVKQFPKLS, encoded by the coding sequence ATGAATTCCAGCGGCGGAAATCGTTATCAGCTGCTCTCGCTCGAGGAAGAGAACCAGGTGATTCAGCCCAACAAAGAGCTCCACTCGAAGGCCAACAAGGCCCCGCTGGCCGAGCAGCTCCAGATGCAGTCCCCGAAGCGCCCCAACTCCAAGGTGGAGGGCAAGATCGCTTACGCCCTCGTCCTCAAGGAGACCAAGAAGGACAACGTTGGTCCCCAGAAGGACGCCTTGGCGGGCGTGAAGAAGAACATGATGTTGCAGAAGAAGGACGGCAATTCGTCTGACAAGTCCGGGACCCCCAGTTCCAAGCCGTACAAGACCAGCTTCTCGCCTTTGCGGGGACGCAGGCTGTTCGGTTCTGGCGCCTTCGCCAAGGCCCCCAACAATGCTTCTCCCAAGAAATTGAATCAGAAGCCCTCCGAATCCGAAAACGACTTCTGCCTGCCGCCGGAGATGTCGCCCGAGCGCAAGCCCAGCCTAACCGGATCCCGCCACCGCTTCAACCTGGACCGATCCAGCCGGGCTCGCCTCCACGACCGCCAATCTACTTCCGAACGCACCGGCGTAAAGGCCGTGGACAAGCGCCACGGCGGCGGTTCGCACAACTGGGGCTCCCCCAAGCTGGACATCCAAGAGCACACTAAGGCCATCTCCCGTCGCCTGAGCCGTCAGCCGCCGTGGCGCATGCGCACCATCTCCAACAGTGACGTGTCCATCGTCTCGGACGTCACAGAGGATGAGAGCATGTACTTTACCTTGGACGAGTGGCGGGCCATCGAGACAGGCTTGTCCATGAAGAGTGATGAGCCGAGTCCCGAATCGGAGCCCACTCCGACTTGCAGCCCCCCGACGCCCCTGCGCCGCTCAGGCCGCCAGTTGCGCCTCTTCGACATCATGCGGCTGAATGGCAAGAATATAGAGATCTTCAAATGGCTGCAGGACTCTTGGGACTTCCATGAGCTACCATTGCGCGAGGAGCCGAAGAAGATGCCGCAGGAGCCACCCAAGGTTGACGATGTGAAACAATTCCCGAAACTCTCCTAA